From a single Oceanobacillus kimchii X50 genomic region:
- a CDS encoding Na+/H+ antiporter subunit A: MTTLIIAIMFPFIAAAIIPFLYKYVRRIHVGWFALFVSTALFIYFAQFIPIIASGDVITLTLNWIPSYGINITSYLDGLSLTFSLLISGIGALVILYSIYYLSSKESLGHFYTYLMLFMGAMLGVVTSDNMLVLYVFWELTSISSFLLIAFWYQRKRSRDGAKKSLLITVTGGIAMLVGFIMLGQMAGTWSIREVIGNVSSFNDHYLFIAAMILVLLGAFTKSAQFPFHIWLPDAMEAPTPVSAYLHSATMVKAGIYLVARFTPVFGGEATWFWAVTGVGLFTLFWGSFNAVRQIDLKALLAYSTISQLGMIMSMFGIGSAALNLGYSTESVAFTSASFAALFHLVNHSTFKGALFMVVGIVDHSVGTRDIRRLGGLITLMPVTFSIALIGSLSMAGLPPFNGFLSKEMFFMAVVNISEAGFFALETWGILLPIVAWVASVFTFVYSAIIVVKTFLGPYQEEKLEHPAHEPKPGMLVSPIILALLVIGVFFFPNIIGKNLITPAMSGIFPTLAAEGVELGESIYAWHGFELELFMTIGVVLLGLALFYTRKYWTGVYRLFPEKWSINVFYGFILDQIEEKSTGFTNSYMTQNLRDYLVYIYLFFIISIGGMLLYTGAYQFELPTNAAISNFELITALVMMSAAIAILFAKSRLTAILLNSILGFGVAIFFVLFRAPDLALTQTIVESVTTVLFLAAYYFLPEWKKEDAPKKTRNTNLVISICVGVVFTVVALMVQSGKTFESISKFFENSYELAGGKNMVNSILGDFRALDTMLEVVVLLIAGIGVYVFIKLKNNNKEGEQYEDK; the protein is encoded by the coding sequence TTGACAACATTGATTATTGCAATAATGTTTCCTTTTATTGCAGCAGCAATTATACCTTTCCTTTACAAATATGTACGGCGAATTCATGTTGGTTGGTTCGCATTATTCGTATCTACTGCTTTATTTATCTATTTCGCTCAATTTATCCCTATTATAGCTAGTGGAGATGTTATTACCCTCACCTTAAACTGGATACCGTCTTACGGTATTAACATTACTTCATATTTAGATGGATTAAGCTTGACTTTTTCCCTATTAATATCTGGTATTGGTGCACTTGTTATTTTATATTCGATTTACTACCTTTCTTCTAAAGAATCGCTTGGACACTTCTATACATACCTGATGTTATTTATGGGGGCAATGTTAGGAGTAGTAACATCCGATAATATGCTTGTTTTATATGTCTTTTGGGAGCTGACAAGTATTTCTTCGTTCCTTCTAATCGCCTTCTGGTACCAAAGGAAACGTTCAAGAGATGGTGCGAAAAAATCATTACTAATTACCGTCACAGGTGGTATAGCCATGTTAGTCGGTTTTATTATGCTCGGTCAAATGGCAGGCACATGGTCTATACGTGAAGTAATTGGTAATGTTAGTTCCTTTAATGATCATTATCTGTTTATTGCAGCAATGATATTAGTACTGCTTGGAGCATTTACAAAATCTGCTCAATTCCCATTTCATATATGGTTACCTGATGCGATGGAAGCACCTACTCCAGTTAGTGCTTATTTGCATTCAGCTACCATGGTAAAAGCAGGTATCTACCTTGTTGCTAGATTTACACCTGTTTTTGGTGGAGAAGCTACCTGGTTCTGGGCAGTTACAGGTGTAGGGCTATTCACGCTATTCTGGGGTTCTTTTAATGCAGTACGTCAAATCGATTTGAAGGCGTTACTCGCATATTCAACAATTAGCCAGCTTGGTATGATTATGAGTATGTTTGGTATTGGTTCAGCCGCACTAAATTTAGGATACTCCACAGAATCTGTCGCATTTACAAGTGCTTCTTTTGCCGCTCTATTCCATCTTGTAAATCACTCTACGTTTAAAGGTGCGCTATTTATGGTGGTAGGTATCGTCGACCATAGTGTAGGGACTCGAGATATACGTCGACTTGGTGGATTGATTACCTTGATGCCTGTGACTTTCTCTATTGCGTTAATTGGAAGCTTGTCTATGGCAGGTTTACCACCATTTAATGGGTTCTTAAGTAAAGAAATGTTCTTCATGGCGGTTGTTAATATAAGTGAAGCAGGATTCTTTGCTTTAGAAACTTGGGGAATCCTTCTACCGATAGTTGCCTGGGTTGCAAGTGTATTTACTTTTGTGTATTCCGCAATAATAGTTGTAAAGACTTTCCTAGGTCCATATCAAGAAGAAAAATTAGAACATCCTGCCCATGAACCAAAACCAGGGATGCTTGTTTCTCCAATTATTTTAGCTTTGTTAGTTATTGGTGTTTTTTTCTTCCCGAATATTATTGGAAAGAATTTAATTACACCAGCTATGTCTGGAATATTTCCAACTCTTGCTGCTGAAGGTGTAGAACTTGGCGAATCTATCTATGCGTGGCATGGATTTGAACTTGAATTATTTATGACCATCGGAGTGGTACTTCTTGGTTTAGCATTATTCTATACAAGGAAGTACTGGACGGGAGTATATAGACTATTTCCAGAAAAGTGGTCAATTAATGTATTTTATGGCTTCATTCTAGATCAAATAGAAGAGAAATCGACTGGATTTACTAATTCGTATATGACACAAAACTTAAGAGACTATTTAGTATATATTTATTTATTCTTTATTATTTCTATAGGTGGAATGCTCTTATATACAGGTGCTTATCAGTTTGAATTGCCAACAAATGCTGCTATTTCTAATTTTGAGCTAATTACTGCTTTGGTGATGATGTCAGCGGCAATTGCTATATTATTTGCCAAATCAAGACTTACTGCAATTCTTTTAAATAGTATTTTAGGGTTTGGAGTAGCGATATTCTTTGTATTATTTAGAGCACCAGATTTAGCTCTAACGCAAACCATCGTAGAATCTGTTACAACTGTACTATTTTTAGCAGCTTACTATTTCCTTCCTGAATGGAAGAAGGAAGACGCTCCAAAGAAAACGCGCAACACTAATTTGGTAATTTCCATTTGTGTCGGAGTGGTATTTACGGTCGTCGCATTAATGGTCCAAAGTGGAAAAACATTTGAATCCATCTCGAAATTCTTCGAGAATTCTTATGAGCTTGCTGGTGGAAAGAATATGGTTAATTCCATCCTCGGTGATTTTCGCGCATTAGATACCATGTTAGAGGTAGTGGTTCTACTCATTGCCGGAATAGGTGTCTATGTATTTATTAAATTAAAGAATAACAATAAGGAGGGTGAGCAGTATGAAGATAAATAA
- a CDS encoding Na+/H+ antiporter subunit E produces MPAQFLLNVFIAVLWTLISDEDELRFTTFVAGYLVGIVIVFLMHRFFGERFYLGRFFALIKLIFIYIRELVLSTKLVLRHILSPKIKIKPGLFKYETVLRGDWEITALALLLMLTPGSVVIEVTQEGDAFYIHAMDVEESKDMLLRSLNKFEKAIMGVTR; encoded by the coding sequence ATGCCCGCCCAGTTTTTATTAAATGTGTTTATAGCAGTTTTGTGGACATTAATAAGTGATGAAGATGAGTTAAGATTTACAACGTTTGTTGCAGGATATCTAGTAGGTATCGTGATCGTATTTTTAATGCATCGATTTTTTGGTGAACGTTTCTACTTAGGTAGATTCTTTGCCTTGATTAAGTTGATATTTATCTATATCCGAGAATTAGTTTTATCAACGAAACTAGTTTTAAGGCATATTTTAAGCCCGAAAATTAAAATTAAACCAGGGTTGTTTAAATATGAAACAGTACTTCGTGGGGACTGGGAAATAACCGCTCTAGCACTATTATTAATGCTGACTCCCGGTTCTGTAGTTATAGAGGTAACGCAAGAAGGAGATGCATTTTATATTCATGCGATGGATGTAGAAGAATCAAAAGATATGTTGTTACGGTCATTAAATAAATTTGAGAAAGCGATTATGGGGGTGACTAGGTGA
- a CDS encoding Na(+)/H(+) antiporter subunit C, with protein sequence METLITILAGILVTVATYLILSKSLIRVILGTAILSHAAHLLIITMAGLKNGSVPIIGEGDAIPVDPLPQALILTSIVISFAVTAVSLVLAYRTYQETGTDKLDELRGDRNE encoded by the coding sequence ATGGAAACATTAATAACCATCCTAGCAGGTATATTAGTAACGGTAGCTACGTATCTAATTTTATCTAAAAGTTTAATTAGAGTAATCTTAGGGACTGCTATTTTATCTCATGCTGCCCACTTATTGATCATCACAATGGCTGGGCTAAAAAACGGGAGCGTACCAATTATTGGTGAAGGAGATGCAATTCCGGTGGATCCATTGCCGCAGGCGCTAATATTAACTTCTATTGTTATTAGCTTTGCTGTTACAGCAGTGTCCCTAGTGTTAGCTTACCGTACGTATCAGGAAACAGGAACAGATAAACTAGACGAGTTACGGGGGGATCGAAATGAATAA
- a CDS encoding carbon-nitrogen family hydrolase translates to MRYAIYQMDIVPGNPEANRLKVKTWIEKTVSMNDIDIIVLPEMWTTGYTLAELNEVADEEEEPTCSFLQQLARDNQVHIIGGSIANKRNGKINNTAIVVNSNGEKVYKYDKIHLVPMLDEPTYLDGGEEKVCTFELDGVKMGLIICYDLRFPELTRSLAVSGAEVIYIVAEWPSARKDHWKALQLARAIENQCYIISANRVGIYNNVEFCGLSSVINPWGEIQTLGSDHHEETIIDSIDLQKVSEARKNVPIFESRVPKLY, encoded by the coding sequence ATGCGCTATGCGATATATCAAATGGATATTGTGCCGGGGAATCCAGAGGCAAATCGATTAAAGGTGAAAACATGGATAGAAAAAACAGTTTCCATGAACGATATTGATATAATAGTACTTCCTGAAATGTGGACAACTGGATATACACTTGCTGAGTTAAATGAAGTTGCAGATGAGGAAGAAGAACCGACTTGTTCATTTTTACAACAGTTAGCTCGGGATAATCAGGTCCACATTATAGGAGGATCGATAGCGAATAAGCGGAATGGAAAAATAAATAACACTGCAATTGTTGTAAATAGCAACGGAGAAAAAGTATATAAGTACGATAAAATCCATCTCGTTCCTATGTTAGATGAACCAACCTATTTGGATGGTGGGGAAGAGAAGGTGTGTACATTTGAATTAGACGGTGTAAAAATGGGACTTATTATTTGTTATGACCTTCGTTTTCCAGAGCTTACCCGTTCATTAGCGGTATCAGGAGCCGAAGTGATTTATATTGTGGCAGAATGGCCATCTGCAAGAAAAGATCATTGGAAAGCATTACAACTAGCAAGAGCGATTGAAAACCAGTGTTATATTATTTCAGCGAATAGAGTAGGCATATATAACAACGTGGAGTTTTGTGGACTATCTTCGGTGATTAATCCTTGGGGAGAGATTCAAACATTAGGTTCGGATCATCACGAGGAAACGATTATTGATAGTATTGATCTACAGAAAGTAAGTGAAGCAAGAAAGAATGTACCTATTTTTGAAAGTAGGGTTCCGAAGCTTTATTAA
- a CDS encoding Na+/H+ antiporter subunit D: MNNIIAMPMMIPILAGILLIFFRHNLKLQRWGSFSVMIVNIGISAYILHQIQQNGILRLDFGGWEPPFGILFVADSFSMLLVLTTSIVAAICLVYAFSSTEKSYEHMFFYPFINFLVAGVNGSFLTGDLFNLFVCFEIMLLASYVLIAFGGRKGQLRESIKYVIINVVSSWIFLIAIAYTYGGLGTLNFAHLSERIAEQGQTPMLTVVSIVFLIVFALKAGLLLFFWLPGSYSVPSTAIAALFGALLTKVGIYAMFRVFTLMFYHEPHITHTFIGILAGVTLILGSIGAVAYKDVRLIASYNVVIAVGFILVGLAVATPTALEGSIFYLIHDMIVKALLFLLAGTMIAVTRETRIDYMSGLIRNYPLFGWIFFIVTLALAGIPPLSGFIGKVLVGQGAVEGGAYILLALAFISSIFVLYSLMRVFLTSFWGETIISKEDKIPMKKGWIIPCVILAAGSFILGIGVEPLTVYVKDAAEVLANPQIYIDAVLYDN, encoded by the coding sequence ATGAATAATATTATTGCTATGCCTATGATGATCCCTATACTTGCTGGAATTCTTTTAATATTTTTCCGTCATAATTTAAAACTACAACGATGGGGTAGTTTTTCTGTGATGATTGTCAATATCGGAATCAGTGCATATATTTTGCATCAGATTCAACAAAATGGAATTCTCCGTCTCGATTTCGGTGGATGGGAACCACCATTTGGAATATTATTTGTGGCTGATTCATTTTCAATGCTACTTGTATTAACGACAAGTATTGTTGCTGCAATATGTCTTGTTTATGCTTTTTCTTCCACAGAAAAGTCTTATGAGCACATGTTTTTCTACCCTTTTATTAATTTTCTTGTGGCAGGTGTAAATGGTTCTTTCCTAACTGGTGATTTATTTAACCTTTTTGTTTGTTTTGAAATTATGCTCTTAGCTTCTTATGTGTTAATTGCGTTTGGCGGTCGTAAGGGTCAATTAAGGGAATCGATTAAATATGTCATTATAAATGTTGTGTCGTCTTGGATATTCTTAATTGCAATTGCTTACACGTATGGAGGATTAGGAACCCTTAATTTTGCTCATCTTTCAGAGCGAATTGCTGAACAAGGACAGACACCAATGCTGACTGTTGTTAGCATTGTATTTTTAATCGTCTTTGCTTTGAAAGCAGGATTGTTACTATTTTTCTGGTTGCCAGGTTCGTATAGTGTACCTTCAACAGCAATTGCCGCACTATTTGGTGCATTGCTAACAAAAGTTGGTATCTATGCTATGTTCCGTGTGTTTACATTGATGTTTTATCATGAACCACATATTACTCATACATTTATTGGAATACTTGCAGGTGTTACATTGATACTAGGAAGTATTGGGGCGGTAGCATATAAAGATGTGCGGTTAATCGCTTCTTACAATGTGGTTATAGCGGTCGGATTTATATTGGTAGGGTTAGCTGTTGCAACACCTACTGCGTTGGAAGGATCTATATTTTATTTAATCCATGACATGATTGTAAAAGCACTCTTATTCTTACTTGCTGGAACGATGATTGCTGTGACAAGAGAGACGAGAATTGATTATATGAGTGGACTAATCCGAAATTATCCGTTATTTGGTTGGATTTTCTTCATTGTTACACTTGCGTTAGCAGGTATTCCACCGTTAAGTGGATTTATTGGAAAAGTCTTGGTAGGACAAGGAGCTGTTGAGGGCGGGGCATATATTCTACTTGCATTAGCGTTTATTTCCAGCATTTTTGTTCTATATTCTTTAATGCGTGTCTTCCTTACTAGTTTTTGGGGAGAGACGATTATAAGTAAAGAAGACAAAATTCCAATGAAAAAAGGCTGGATCATCCCTTGTGTGATATTAGCAGCAGGATCATTTATTCTTGGAATAGGGGTTGAACCTTTAACTGTTTATGTAAAAGATGCAGCTGAGGTCCTAGCAAATCCACAAATTTACATTGATGCGGTTTTATATGATAACTAA
- a CDS encoding Na(+)/H(+) antiporter subunit B, protein MKINNVILRTVAKLVSFIILTLAVYLFLSGHHSPGGGFIGGLVLASALVLLFIVYDIETIRNALPFDFKKVAAFGAFLSVGTGLGALIFGEEFLSQTFSYFDLPFFGETELATVMLFEAGVALAVVGVVVTIILSISEDV, encoded by the coding sequence ATGAAGATAAATAATGTTATTCTTCGTACCGTTGCAAAGCTAGTTTCATTTATCATACTCACCCTTGCAGTTTATTTGTTTCTTTCTGGACACCATAGTCCAGGAGGAGGTTTCATCGGAGGACTTGTATTAGCTTCAGCACTCGTATTGTTATTTATCGTTTATGATATCGAGACAATTCGAAACGCTCTACCATTTGATTTTAAAAAGGTGGCCGCGTTTGGAGCATTTCTTTCGGTCGGAACAGGCTTAGGAGCACTTATATTTGGAGAGGAATTTTTAAGTCAAACATTTTCATATTTTGATTTGCCTTTCTTTGGTGAGACAGAGCTTGCAACAGTGATGTTATTTGAAGCAGGAGTTGCATTGGCTGTTGTAGGCGTCGTAGTTACGATTATTTTAAGTATTAGTGAGGATGTATAA
- the wrbA gene encoding NAD(P)H:quinone oxidoreductase, whose protein sequence is MVKLAIIYYSATGTNYQMAKWAEEAGKEAGAEVKVLKVQELAPHQAIESNPAWKKNVEETKDIPVASSDELEWADAILFSTATRFGGYASQMKQFLDIQGGLWAKGALINKTVSAMSSAQNDHGGQEASILSFYTSLMHWGAIIVPPGYTDPVLFTTGGNPYGASATVDQDGNFTKDVQPAVSVQTKRLIEITKKIISE, encoded by the coding sequence GTGGTTAAATTAGCGATTATATATTATAGTGCAACTGGAACAAATTATCAGATGGCAAAGTGGGCAGAAGAAGCCGGGAAAGAAGCAGGAGCTGAAGTGAAAGTTTTAAAAGTTCAAGAACTGGCTCCACATCAAGCAATCGAATCTAATCCAGCTTGGAAAAAGAACGTAGAAGAAACAAAGGATATACCAGTGGCTTCTTCGGATGAACTAGAATGGGCGGATGCAATACTTTTTAGCACGGCTACTCGGTTTGGAGGCTATGCGTCGCAAATGAAACAATTCTTAGATATACAGGGAGGGCTTTGGGCAAAAGGCGCTTTAATAAATAAGACTGTCAGTGCAATGTCTTCTGCTCAAAATGACCATGGAGGACAAGAGGCAAGTATCTTAAGTTTTTATACTTCATTAATGCACTGGGGAGCGATTATTGTTCCTCCTGGATATACTGACCCAGTACTTTTCACCACAGGTGGTAATCCATATGGAGCAAGTGCTACGGTAGATCAAGATGGGAACTTTACAAAGGATGTTCAACCTGCAGTTTCTGTACAGACAAAAAGATTAATTGAAATAACTAAAAAAATAATTTCAGAGTAA
- a CDS encoding Na(+)/H(+) antiporter subunit F1 gives MIQGMLIAALTLYGIGIAISAYRIIIGPSLPDRVVALDMIGVMLVSSIAIISVLQGTKAYLEVILILAILAFISTIAFSKYIERGVIIERKRND, from the coding sequence ATGATTCAAGGTATGTTAATTGCAGCACTAACTTTGTATGGTATTGGAATAGCGATAAGTGCATACCGCATTATTATTGGGCCTAGCCTACCTGATCGTGTTGTGGCTTTAGATATGATCGGTGTTATGCTTGTATCATCCATAGCAATAATATCTGTGCTTCAGGGAACAAAAGCTTATCTAGAGGTTATTTTAATACTTGCAATTCTTGCTTTTATAAGTACGATTGCCTTCTCGAAATATATTGAGAGGGGGGTTATCATTGAGCGGAAACGAAATGATTGA
- a CDS encoding Na+/H+ antiporter subunit G has protein sequence MSGNEMIEFVAALFMLGGAIMAVISAIGIIRFPDVYTRSHAGTKSSTLAVLMTLLGAFIYFASEQGFYSVRLLLGIAFVFLTAPVAGHLITRAAYRASVKMADTTIEDELKDVIKEVQEETQEEKKSIEEFKENTDEVNVEKIDKNDSNAERNVNS, from the coding sequence TTGAGCGGAAACGAAATGATTGAATTTGTTGCAGCACTATTTATGTTAGGTGGAGCAATTATGGCAGTAATTAGTGCAATCGGAATAATTCGCTTCCCCGATGTATATACTCGCTCTCATGCTGGTACAAAAAGTTCTACTTTAGCAGTCTTGATGACTTTATTAGGCGCTTTTATTTACTTTGCTTCTGAACAAGGGTTTTATAGTGTACGTCTTTTATTAGGTATAGCTTTTGTATTCTTAACTGCTCCAGTGGCTGGACATTTAATAACAAGAGCGGCTTACCGTGCGAGTGTGAAAATGGCTGATACAACAATAGAAGACGAATTAAAGGATGTTATCAAGGAAGTCCAAGAAGAAACGCAAGAAGAAAAGAAAAGTATAGAGGAATTTAAAGAAAATACAGATGAAGTAAATGTTGAAAAAATAGACAAAAATGATTCGAACGCAGAGAGAAACGTGAATAGTTGA
- a CDS encoding histidine kinase, translated as MKKIRGRMDESILVCVYYGPNGERLIQRGHKLARIMDCPLYVLTVDALPYDEFDADKSGYVERWKELCDELDVEDFIIRDNERRSSVKAIKEVAHQHNITQIIIGQSAQNRWEEITKGSFVNVLLREITFIDLHIVSVDRTLKSTDDTIYEKGVRGFLQKDEEKEAYRLSFARSKHNLYEGIFYKEIGTDFNNGIFKFVNSKGKTCQVHVTEDICTGKLTDPPNVKNNN; from the coding sequence ATGAAAAAAATTAGAGGCCGCATGGACGAAAGCATCCTTGTCTGCGTATACTATGGTCCAAATGGAGAGCGTTTAATACAACGAGGACATAAGCTTGCGCGAATCATGGACTGTCCTTTATATGTATTAACTGTAGATGCTTTACCTTACGATGAATTCGATGCAGATAAATCCGGTTACGTAGAACGCTGGAAAGAGCTATGTGATGAACTTGATGTTGAAGACTTCATTATTCGAGATAATGAAAGGCGCTCATCTGTAAAAGCGATTAAAGAGGTAGCACATCAACATAATATTACACAAATTATTATTGGACAGAGTGCACAAAATCGATGGGAAGAAATCACAAAAGGATCATTTGTCAATGTATTACTACGTGAGATTACTTTTATCGACCTTCATATCGTTTCTGTGGATCGTACATTGAAAAGTACAGATGATACGATCTATGAAAAAGGTGTCCGTGGATTCTTGCAAAAAGATGAAGAAAAAGAGGCTTATCGCTTAAGTTTTGCTCGCTCGAAGCATAATTTATATGAAGGTATTTTTTATAAAGAGATCGGCACAGATTTTAATAACGGTATTTTTAAATTCGTCAATAGTAAAGGTAAAACCTGCCAGGTTCATGTAACCGAAGATATTTGTACAGGAAAATTGACCGATCCACCAAACGTAAAAAATAACAATTAA